Below is a genomic region from Phycisphaerae bacterium.
GGTTGATGGAAACGCTCGGACCGGCTTCTTGAGAGCTTTTTCCGGGCCGCCTCACGGATGCCTGCGCGTCCGCCTGCGCGCACAAAGAGCGAGTTGCGAAAGACCGAGGAGCAGCATGCCCGCCGGCTCCGGGGTGCGACTGATAACCTTGTCGGAACGATCGCCGGCAACTGCCTGAAACCGGACGATAACCGAGACACGCTCCGGATCGGCATACCAGTCGCCAAGTGTGGCGCTCAGTTGGTCCGGGTTCAGCCCCGTGTCGCCCAGATTCAATATGATGCTCTGCGTCTCCCCCGCGCTCGGTGCCCCCAGCGGGCTCCCGCCTTCGAAGTTGCCGTCGCTCGTGATCATGACGTCGTAACCGCCGGAAGCGTTCAGCCAGAAGGGTGAGACATTCACGTGAAAGCCTATTTCGTCAAAGTAGGCGCTCTGCCCGCCCTCGGCATAGGACAGCGGCAAGGCAAGCGATGCCGGCCACTCAAAACCCACGGCGGTGAGCTTCGAGCCGATTGAAGCCGGTGTTGTGTTGTGAATCGCCACGACCAACAGGTCGTCGGGACCGTCCTCAACGAAGCTGAATTCGATGAGCGCCGTCGCCCCCGTGTTTCCCGCCGAACCGTACATCGGGTCGACGGTTACACTGATCATCGCCGCCTGCAAGGAGCATGCGCACGCGAGAAAGCCAAGACACATCGCAAGACCTTGAACACGGTGTTTCATCTCTTCCCCCCCTTTGCATGCTATCCGGCGAAAACCCAAAAGGTCCGGGTCGATCGGCCGCTTCTATGCATATATGCACAGAGCACACCCGATGTCCAGGTCCCATAACGAACTTTTCCAAACGGGCAGATAATCTTCCTGAAGCGGACCGCTCGCCCGTGCCGGCGATCCGGTTCCACTCAAGAAGCTCGATGAGGCCTTGCCTCGCTGGTCTCCGGCGTTTGCCGCGGCCGACGACCAGGTGTCGAGGGCGGCCGAAGACCTGCAATACCTCAGTGGACAAATCTGGCTGGTCAGCCACTATCTCTTCAGAAACCGACCGCCCGGCCTCTTTTGCCACGCCTCGGAGTTGAGTAAACTGCAATCGGTCTGCGAGGGCATCAGAGAGCGATTTCAAAAGCCCTCGAGCAATGAATGGAGCCTCAGGGCTGGAAAGCTATGCGGCTTGCGCGCTTGTTTCCGGACTCAAGTGCGCTTCGGTTGCGGCCCGCAAAAAGGCGGTCCGCCTCGGGAGGTTGCGACATCATGAGTCTGTTCCATATGCGACATGCCCGGTCGATAATCGGCATGGCGCTGCTTCTCAGCGTCGCAGGGTGCAGCCCGATGAGCGCCGCGGTTTCGGGAGCAAAGGTGAGCATGAAGGTCTTCACCGGAGCTCAGGCGAAAGCCCATCCGTTGGAGGGGCTCTCGCCGGATGCCCTTCAACCTTACCGGTCCATCGCACTCGGGGAGGTAACGACGGACGTCAGCCCGATCTGCACGTTCGACGTTCTGTCCGAGGTGCGGTCCGCCCTGGCAGAGGCGTTCGCCGACGAACACCTTCGTCGCCATTTCCCCGGTGGCAAGCCCCGACTGGTTGTCAATGTGGTCGTCCGATTCTTCAAGCAAGGCAACCTGTTCGGCAAAGAGCCTCGTCTGGACTTGCTCGTCAGTTTCGTCGATGGGAGCGACGGCCGTGAAGTCGGCCGTGTCTATGTCGAGGGGATCAGCGAGTCGCCGCTGGAAACCAAAGCCAGACACCTGGCCGCCGCCGACGCCAAGGAACTTGCCAACCTGCTCCGAAGCCGGAAGAAATAATTTTGGAAAAAGTCAAGTGATTGCACTTCGCCCGGGCCCCGCCGGGCAGGCGGTAGCCTGCAATGCGCCCGCTCCTGCCCAGCCCCCGACCGCCGAGCCACCGGCAACCCAGGCGGGCGATTACCTCCCCTCCCGCCCCCGCGTGAAACCGCTGGGCTGCGAGAGTGGAAATGCCGAAATACTGGCAGGTGCCCTCTTCCCTTGCAGACAGCCGATTGCTATGCTGAGGGCGCTTGAGGTAAGTTCCATTTCGCGATCTGCCCGAGCCTTCAGCGGAGTGGACGATGGACACAACTCACAGCCGTCGAGGTTTCACACTTCTCGAGATCCTGGTTGCGACCGCAGTCATCCTTTTGCTGATAGCCATCCTGTTGTCTTCGCTCGAACAGTCCCAAACTCGGGCCAAATCGACTGTCTGTCTGGCCAACTTGCGCTCCATTGGAACGGCCATGAGGCTCTACCAGGAGGATGCACGTGGCTGGCTGCCGGTCGGTCCCGCCGACAAGGTCTGGTATGTTGACAGAATGATCGGCCTGGTCCGCGAGCCGGCTCCCGGCCGAAGGCCCTATCCGTGGACAAACTGCCACTGGGGGGGCAAGCGAGCCGCCTGGATCCACACCATTCGGAACGACCCGCCCGTACCCGAAACCCTGGGACGGCCGCTGACCCGATATCTCTACCGGGGCACCGGGCTGGATCAGCCGACTCCGTTGTTCGAATGCCCCAGTGACGTGGGCAGCCCTTTGCTGGAAAACCCCATCGGCGAAAAGCCCATTTACTACCTGTGCGGCAACAGCTATTACACGAACCCGTGGGAGAGTTATCAACCGCTTGGCACCAAGCGTTCTCCGCCGTCCGCGGTTGTGCTCGTGGAGGAGGGCGCGATGTACATGGATCTCGTTAGCGGTCGACAGAACCTCGGCTGGCACGGCCGGTTCTCTACCCACAACGCCCTAT
It encodes:
- a CDS encoding prepilin-type N-terminal cleavage/methylation domain-containing protein, which produces MDTTHSRRGFTLLEILVATAVILLLIAILLSSLEQSQTRAKSTVCLANLRSIGTAMRLYQEDARGWLPVGPADKVWYVDRMIGLVREPAPGRRPYPWTNCHWGGKRAAWIHTIRNDPPVPETLGRPLTRYLYRGTGLDQPTPLFECPSDVGSPLLENPIGEKPIYYLCGNSYYTNPWESYQPLGTKRSPPSAVVLVEEGAMYMDLVSGRQNLGWHGRFSTHNALFLDFHAETRFMDTRSYHGPGWVVENYFDIMDYYRY